The genomic DNA ACCTTGTCCCGCATCCGCCAAGCCGTCTTATAGCCAGTAGGCTGCCGCTTGGCCGATGCACTCAGCTTGATTCGGATGTTCTTTGATGAAAAAGCCTTATGGGTCGCTATCTTGTTTCGCTCTTGGCAACCCTTTAGTCGAACGAGCGTCCCGTGTGCCCCAAGTTTCCCTTTTGCGTCCAAAGACGGGCTTGGAGAGCTCCTTTTGCCACCAGGATTTTTTGCCAGGGCAAGTTTTCCGCAGTCATCCGCACAACTGTCCGCATACTTCCCTTTGGGTTTCCCGAGCACAACGGTTGTTTCGAGAGCGTTTCCCTACCAGCCCAAGATGTAGGCAAAAAGCAAAGGCGCTACAATCGTAGCATCCGATTCAATCATAAAACGGGGGGTGTCCACGCTCAGTTTCCCCCAGCTGATCTTTTCGTTGGGCACAGCGCCAGAATAGGAACCAAAACTTGTGGTCGAATCGCTAATCTGGCAAAAATACGCCCAAAATGGCACATCCCTTCCAAGATCCTGCCGTAACATGGGCACGACACAAATGGGGAAATCTCCCGCGATTCCACCCCCAAGTTGAAGGAAACCTAACGGTGCCCGTTGTGTGACCTCGGAATAAAACCGACCCAGCTCCATCATGTATTCGACACCTGTCTTAACTGTCAGCGGATTACGAATCCGCCCGGCAAGGCAATGGGCCGCGTACATGTTTCCGAGAGTCGAATCTTCCCAACCGGGTACGACCATAAATAGCTCCTTTTCCATGGCTGCCACAAGCCAGCTATCCTTCGGATCGACCTGGTAACTTCCCTTGAGCTTCCCCGATTGTAAAACTTTCCACAGAAATTCATGGGGAAAGAAACGCTCTCCTCGCTCGTCGGCATCCATCCATTGCTCCAGCACAGCTCCCTCGATCCGCCGCATGGCTTCCATTTCAGGAATACACGTATCGGTCACCCGGTTGAGATGCTCTTCCCAGAGTCGTCGATCGTCCTCAGCGGTCAGTTCCCGAAAATTGGGGATCCGGCGGTAATGGTTATGGGCCACCAGATTAAAAAGATCCTCCTCCAAGTTGGCACCGGTGCACGAGATGGCATGGATTTTTTCCTGTCGGATCATCTCCGCTAGCGTCAGACCGATTTCGGCCGTACTCAGCGCGCCGGCAATGGTGACCAGCATCTTGCCCCCGCGCTCCAGATGATCCCGATAGGCACGAGCCGCTTCCCGCAGGGTAGCAGCATTAAAGTGCCGGAAATGATGCTCGATAAACGAACCGATAGGTCCCATGAGAGCGTTCCGTTTGCCCTAACGCTGCTCCATTTTTCCTTCTCGGACAAGAACATTCACCCTTAGTCCTACGGGAGAGTGCCTTGCCCGTAGCTAGACACTCCGTCCAAGATGAACTGCACGGCCACGGCCGCAAGCAAAAGACCCATCAGGCGCGTCAAAAGCTTAAATCCAAGAGGTCCCAATAAGGGGCTTCCCTTTCGTGCTGCAATCCCAAGAACAAGGTAAGAAAACCCGGCCACCGTAAGAATCGACACGTATACAATGGCTTTTTCTACAAAATCCGCGGCTTTGTGTTCGAGCAAAATAACCGTAGAAATGGCTCCTGGACCCGCCAGCATGGGAACCCCTAGCGGAGCAATCCCCGCCTCTTCCTCCGCTTCCCCAGCAATCCGTTCCTCGAGTGTCTCCTGAATCGCGGACCGATGAGCCCGCAGCATGTCAAACGCGATGGAAAAAAGCACGATGCCCCCGGCGATCTGGAAAGCCGGAAGACTAATTCCAAGGATCCGGAAGGCTATCCTACCAAAAAGGGCAAAAAACAGAAGGACGGCAGCGGTAACGACGGTGGCCACGCGTACGGTGCGTTCCCTTTGGGAAGGAGTAGAGTTAGAGGTCATCGAGAGCAAAGCAGGGATGGCCGCTAGAGGATCCACAATGACGAAAAGGGAAGAGAGGCAAAGGAGGGTAAACTCAAGTTTCCTCATAGTGAACCGCTATCCAAACCCCCTTGCTAATAACTTGCCTTGCGTTTCTCACAAGCCGACAATGCGCCCATGCGGAGCTATTTCCGAAAGCTCCCACGAAGAGACCCCAAGCCTCCTTTTGCCTGGGCTACCAACTTAGCCCAAAGAAAAACCTATGGGCGGCTACTCCGGAGAAATCTCCAGTAAAACCCTCACCCGTCGCAGTGGGTCCAACTTAGCCACGGCTCTCTATTGTCTCCCGCGCCGGCGGCAGGAAGCGATGATCATTTTTTATGGGTTTTGCCGCTGCGTGGACGATATCGCCGATAGCCCTCTTCTGAGCCGTGAAGAAAAAGAGCGGGAACTTGCGTTTTGGAAAGAGGAGATTGAGCGGCTCTATCGCAAGGAAGCGTCGTCTCCACTCGGCCAAGAGCTTCAAGAGATCGTAGAAACCTATCAGATTCCTAAGGAGTTGTTGCACGAGATCGTGGCCGGGGTTCGAATGGATCTAGACATCCAGCGGTACCCCAGTTTCAAGGAGCTCCAGCAGTACTGCTACCGGGTAGCCTGTGCCGTGGGGCTAGTGAGCATTCGGATTTTCGGGTGCAGTCACCCTCAAGCAAACGACTATGCCCATGCTTTGGGAATGGCCTTTCAGTTGACGAATATCCTCCGGGATATCGGTAAGGACGCCGCCAGCAACCGAATCTATCTTCCCCTAGACGAATGCAAGGAATTTTCCGTTACGGAATCGCAGATTCTCAAGGGAGAGATAACCCCCGGTCTTCGAGACCTTCTTTTTCTCCAGTATTGGCGAGCACGCCACTATTTTGAGCGCTCGCTTCGTCTGATCCCAGAAGAAGAACGGCTAAACCTCATGGCGTCGGAGCTCATGCGAGGTTGTTACCAGCGACTTCTTGAAAAGCTCCGACAGAAAGGGTTTCCGATCCGGGGTGCCAAGGTCAACCTGTCCCGAGGGGAAAAATTCTGGTGCCTAGCCAAGGCTTACTGGAGAGAAAAGCGCAAGGTCAGGCTCCCTAGGTCTCCCAAAAACGTCGTCGTGCTCGGAGCAGGAATTGCAGGACTGGTGGCGGCAGTCCGCCTCGCCCAAGCTGGTCATAAAGTGAAAGTGTTGGAATGCAAGGCCTATCCCGGTGGTCGGGCAGCCTCCTTCTGGGATCATCGTTTGCAAGTCAAACTGGATACTGGCCAGCACATTCTTTTGGGGTGCTACCGCCGGACGCGATCCCTATTGGAAGAGTTTCGACTGGAAAGGAAGATCCAGATCCTCCCGTTACGGCTCTGTCTTATGGATGGACAGCGAAAGAAACGGATCCAAGTGGGGCGACTCCCCAGCCCCTGGCACTTGCTTGTGACGCTATCCCAACTGGGAAGTCCAAAGGATTTCCTTTTCCCCGCCCTTCGGCTTGCGTCCTCCCTTGGAGAAGGAAAAGAACCTGACCCAACCCTGACCGCCGCTGCCTGGTTGCGGGCCCAAAGGCAGCCGGAAGAATGGATCCGGGTCCTTTGGCAACCCTTTTGTCTTGCCAGTACCAACCTGGGGCTTGAAGAGTGTTCCGCAAGACTCTTTCGCCGGACCGTGTTGCGATCCTTATGGAGCTCGGAAGAGGATTGCCGGCTCCTATTGCCCAAAGTACCGCTAGGAGAGCTTTTGGCAGAACCGGTTGCGCGGTTGATCCGGTTTTGTAGCGGCGAGATTTTTTACGGAACCAAAGTTACGCAACTGGTGGTGGCGGGTGACCACGTGAAAAACGTGGTCAGTTCCGACGGCCACGTGATCGAGGCGGATCACTTCATTTGCGCCCTTCCCTGGGACGCAGCTGCCCAGCTTTTTCCTCCGGAGAGCGAGCTTGCCTATCGTTGTCGATCCCTGGGACGATCCAGTATCCTCAACGGATACCTCTGGTTTGACCGGCCTCTCACAAAGGAGCCGGTCATCGGCTTTGTGGATTCACCGGTGCACTGGGTTTTTAATCGAACGCTTTTGCACGATCTTCCACCTACCCAAGGGTTTAGTTATGCCGTTGTGACGAGTCGAGCCGACAAGTGCCTGGCCGGTTCCCTTCCCAAATTGGAAAGGATTGTTCTTTCAGAGTTGCAGCGACATCTGCCAACCACTGGCGAGGCCAAACTTCTCCAATCCCTATGGTTCCGGTGCCGTTCGGCTACGCCGGAACTTACTCCCGAGCGAGAGGTTCTCCGTCCCCCGTGCGTGACCGGTTGGAAAAACTTCTGGCTGGCGGGGGATTGGACCAATACCGGTCTGCCTGCGACGATTGAAGGTGCTGTGACCAGTGGGGAAGAAGCTGCCATGCGAGTCGAGGAGGCATAGCTTTAGCTGAAGAGAGAGGAAGTCCAATGGCTTTGACGAGCCTCCCTTCGCCCTTTGCTTTTCGCTCCGAAGGGAGTTGCGGCTGAGATTCCTTTTTTCCTCTCCGTTCCAGGGCTTGGTTCTTTCCGCGTCTTCGGAAAAAGAGCCATTACCCTATCTCTTAAATATCGAACGTGGGAACGGAAGAGGTAAGAAGGCGCAACCGGTCCTCTCGCTCGACTAGGTCTTGAAGGGAAAGACCTTCCAGAACTCCAAGGATCGCCTCGTGTACTTCTGCCATGACCGACCGCAACACACAGGAAGCTTCATCCAGGCAGTCGGCGCAAGGAGCATACGCTGTCTGGCTTACGCAGCGAACGGGAGCCAACGGGCCATCGAGGCTGCGGAGGATGGAAGCAAGGGAAACAGTCGAGGGATCTCGTTCAAGATAGTATCCCCCTCCCTTGCCCTTCCGGCTCACGAGAACACCGGTATTTTTGAGCTCCAAAAGAATGGCTTCGAGGAACTTTTTGGGAATGCGCTCCTGCGCGGCAATCTCGTGGATTAAGATTGGCCCTCGTTCTCGATGACGAGCCAGGTAAAGGAGCGCGCGCAAAGCGTATTTGCCACGTCGCGTTAGGGTCACAAAAACCATCATAGGCAAAGTTGCCCCCGAGCACAAACCCAAGCCGGTGGGGAAGTCTTTGAAAGAATTGGGGCAACGGAGGGAGCCAGCTCGGGAGAGGGTGCGGACAGCCGTGGGAAAACGAAGAGAGTCGACAGAGAAATATATCAGCGATACGATCGTGATATGAATAGAGAAACAGGTGAGTTAACAATATATCAGCGATATAATCGTGATACTTTTTTTGGCTCCTTTTTTCCTGCCCGCTTCCCTCTCGCTATCCTTCCACTTCTAATCCCACTGGCCCCTTTGGCTCTGCACGGAGAGGATCAGCTTTCCTCCACCCCCCAAACCAGCTCGTATTTCCAAGAACCCCGCCCCTCCAGGGCCTCGAATCCTCCGGTGCAAAACTCCGAGCTAAAAGCTCTCCGGGAGGAACTCGGCAAGTTGCGTAAAAAAGTCCAGCAGCTGGAAGAGGACTACGGCCAGAAAGAAGAGAGCCCCGAAGGAAAAAAGCAAGCCTCCAAGCCTCCTCTAGTGATCGACGCCAAGGGGATTCGCCTCCAGTCCCCTGATGGAAGCTCTTGGCTTCGAATCGGCGGCCTTTTGCAGGTCGATAATCGAACCCTAACCGCGCCCGACGACGGCAGCTCCTTTGTCCTGCGACGCGTACGGCCTGATCTGCGCGGAACCCTCTGGGATCACTACGAATTTCGGATCATGCCCGAATTTGGCCAGGTCGGCACCCTTTTTAGCGGGCGTCAAATCGCTCTCTACTACGCTTACCTCAACGTCCACTACTGGGACGAGTTCCAAGTACGTGCGGGAAAATTTAAAAGCCCCCTGGGCCTCGAACGACTGGAAGATGCCGAGTGGCGGCCGTTTGTGGATGTTGGTTTTCCCACCGAGCTTGTGCCTACACGAATTGTAGGGATCGAGGCACACGGGGAACTTGTGGACAAAATCGTTGAGTGGCGGCTCGGCGCCTACAACGGAGCAGCTGACTTTCAGGTTGGAAGCAACATTGACTTCGATACTTCTCGGGAGTTTGCCGGTCGCTTACTTGTCCATCCTCTCCAACCATTGCAGCCCCGCGGGCTAAACGACCTTGCCTTGGCTTTTGGCTTTTCCCATGGAACCGAAAAAACGGCCAATCTTTTGCCCTCCGGGTACGTCACTCCGGCAGAGCGAATCTTTTTTCGGTACCGCTCGGATGCCTTTGCCGATGGCGATCATACACGATTTAACCCGGGAGGATATCTTTCTGCGGGGCCCTTCTTTTTCCTGTCGGAGTATGTCGTCTCCCGGCAAGCCGTTTCGCGGCCAAGCTTGCCGTTGGCAGAAGATGTCCAAAACGAAGCCTGGGGGGTCCAGGGAGTCTACACCCTTACTGGAGAGCCGTTTACCTACAAAGACGGTCTTACACCGAAGCACCCGTTTCACCCCTGGACCGCGGAAGGAGGTTGGGGAGCCTGGCAGCTGGTCGCTCGCTACGACGAGCTTTGGATTGACCCGGATGCTTTCCAAGGGGGGAAACTGTCCCTGGCGGATCCTGACACCAACGGACGATGGGCAAAAGCCTGGAGGGTGGGACTTAACTGGTACTGGGACCAAAATGTAAAAGTCATGTTCCAATTTGCCCACACTGATTTTGATCGCGATGTCCTTTTAGGGATTCCCACAGGGACCGGGACGGCAAATGCCTCTCGTAAGACCCAAACCGAAAATGCCTTTCTTATGCGTTGGCAACTCCGGTTTTGACAACCGGGCTCTAGAAACGCTGCGGCTTAACCCGTTTTTGCTTTACGCGCAAAGGCGGATGGGAGCTCGTCGGACTTCCGGTAATGAATAGCTGCCCACCTGCAAGGTCTTGCCACCTGGTGGGCTCGCAAGTCGAGGAGCAGCGAACCGATGCTGGCCATCGCGAAGCATACGACTCGGGGCAGATGGGTGCCTGGGCTCCAAGGGGGACCACGCAAGCCCCTACAGGCTTACCATAGCTAGAGCTTTTCCGAAAAAAGAAAACGTACCCGCGGCAAAACGACGCGCTGACCAAGTACCCCAACAAAGCTGGGATCGTCCAAAGTATTCTCTTGTGGTAGGGTTTATCGAGTCCTGGAAGGAAGGACATAAAAAGGTCCTATGGGAGCCTTGCGCTTGACGGAACGCTGCGAAAAAACGAGCCGCACGGTAAGGATCACCCTTTTTTGCGCCACTTCGGAGCTATCGCCCGACCGGGCTTGCGGCTACGGCGGGTTTTGTCCCTGCGCGGCCTTTTTCTAGCTTTCTGAGGAAGGTCGACCCCAAAAATCACCCTCATCCTTATCGCCTAGGCCGCTTCGGGGTATACTCTAACGCACAGTCCCCGCGGAGAGTTGCCTGGCCTCGAATTCTCAAAGGGAATGGCCCGAGGAGCACTCCCTCGGCACGCACTGGGAGCGACTTTTGAATCGTCCAAAGTGGCCAGCCTCTTTTAGGATGAACGGGACGAGGTTTCAAACCCAGTTTTTTTAAGCTGCTCCTTCCCGATCCTCTTCTTGGTGGATGAAAAGTCGCCTATGCGTCCATTTTGGGCAGACCTTCAAGAAAGAAAAGCACCGAGGGACCCAAGCGTTTGAGCGCCGACTGCTGTCCGGCCGAGAAAGCCAAGACACCATACAAAAGAGCACGCCGAACTCCCTTTGTCCTTGGCCGGGCAACCCAACGATCCCGCCAGCAACCGAGTTAGCAGAACCCACATCGTCCCAAAGCGCTGGGCCGACTGAACTGAGGGTCCTTTTGTAGCTGGTCCTCGGGACACTACAAGTCTTGGGGGCTTGCAGGGTCGTCGCTATCCTTTGTCAGGGCCGCTCCTTGGTTCGAAACGCCTGCAAAAAGGCCCCCTTGTACGCAAAAAGATCCCCTTGTGCCAGTTTCCCCAAACGGGATAGAAAAATCCAGCGGACAGCCATGAACCCAACCGAACACACCCCCCTTGCGGAAGCGCCTTTTGAAGGAAAAACACAGGAAGGCCACGCCAGCCTGAACCAGTGGCTAGCCGTTTTTACAGCTATCCTCGCTTGCTGTGGTGCGATAATCAATTACCAGGGATCGTTGGTTTTCCGCAAGGCCCTCGAAGCCAAAAATGATGCCATCTTAAAAAAGGCCCACGCTACAGATCTTTGGAACTACTACCAGGCCGTTAGCACCAAACAGCACATTATGGAGCTTGCCATGCTAATCGCTCCCCAATCGGCTAGCGAGGGATTTAAGCAAAAACTCCAAAAGTACCAATCCCAAAAGAAAGAACTAGAAGAAAAAGCAAGGCAGTTGGACGAAGCCTCGGAAAAAGCTAACGAGCTATCGGAAAAATTGACCCATCCTCACCGGCGTTTGGAGCAAGCTCTTACCCTGGTTGAAATCGCCATCGCGGTCACATCCGTGGCCGCGCTCACCCAGAAACGCTGGCTCCTCTGGCTCGCAGGAGCCAGTGCGGCCGGGTCCCTGGTCCTTTGGGGAATGGCCTTTTGGGTTTAGGAAAATAGGAGAATATCCCGATTGACGAAAGGCAAAGGAGAAGTTATCTACCTAGACGATAGATTTACGAGATTAAACATGAGTGACACGGCTCCTCTTCGCGCACGAGGAAATCCCACCTGGGACGAAGTCCTTCGTCGCAATTCCGTGGAGCGATACAAGCAGCAGAAGCACGGATATGATGTCATTTACGACCTCGAACGCTACGGCACCATCCCGTACGAAGAAATCCCGGAAGAAGACATCTTGCGGATGCAATGGTGGGGAATCTACCACGATAAGCCCAAGGTGGGCTATTTCATGCTTCGAATTAAAATTCCCAGCGGGATCTTGACTCCCCAAAAGCTGCGAGTCATCGGGGAAATCTCCCAAGAGTTTGCCAATAACACGGGGGAACTTACCACGCGGCAGGACATCCAGCTTCATTGGGTACGGCTTTCCAGCGTGCCCACCATGTTTGCCCTTCTCGAACAAAATCGGCTGACCACAGCTGGAGCCTGCGGAGATAATATGCGGAACATCACCAGCTGCCCGGTAGCTGGGATCGATCCGGAGGAGCTTTTCGATGTGCGTCCCACGGTGGAAGCTTTTGCTCGGTTTTTTTATGGAAACCGCCAGTACGGGAATCTTCCCCGCAAGCACAAGCACACGATTGCCGCGTGTCCCTACCACTGCAACGCGCCTGAAATTCATGACATTGCATGGGTGGGGACGATTCAGGATGGCCAGGAAGGATATGCTTGCTGGGTGGGAGGAGGCCTTTCGGCTACCCCTCGGATTGCCAAACCGCTTGGTGTGTTTGTCCCTAAGGACGAGGCCTTGGAGGTAGCTCGGGCCCTGATTGATCTATGGCAGGAAGATCTTCGCTATCGCGTGTCCCGGGCCAAAGCCCGATTCAAGTTTCTCATTGATGATGATGGGGTAGAAAAGACCCGTCAAAGACTCGAGGAACGATTGGGTCGAAAGTTGCCGGATCTTCGCGAAGTCCCGGTGCCCAAGGGTCGGACGGATCACATGGGGATTCATCCCCAGAAAGAGAAAGGACTTTACTACGTGGGCTTTCCCTGCTTTCCGGGTCTTATGCGAGGGGACCAGATGGTGAAAATCGCTTCTTTGCTGGAAGAATTCGGAGGAGAATTTCGCATTACCCGGGAGCAAAACTTTCTCCTAACGGGCATTCCCGAGCCACGGGTTACTGAGATTGTCGAGAGAGTCAGCCAGATCGGCTTTCCGCTCCAAACACATCCCATGCGAGCCACAAGCATCGGGTGCACCGGGTCTCCCCATTGCAATTACGCCGTGGGCGAAACGAAAATGAAACTCATAGAAATTGTGGATCACCTCGAAAAGCGTTTTGGACCGGGTCTTGGGTCGATCCGGATCCATCTGGATGGTTGCCCACATGCTTGCGGGCAACACTGGGTGGGAGACCTAGGTTTGCAAGGGACGACGCGGACGCTACCGGCAGGCCGGGTCCAGGCCTACGATGTCATTGTGCGAGGTGGGCTCGGGCGGGAAGCTGGAATTGGCAAGCCGATCCTTCGCCGGGTTCCTACGCAAGAAGTCAATCAGGTAGTCGAACGGCTCGTGGGAGCCTGGATCGCGCGCCGAACCGATGGCGAAAGTCTTCCAGGGTTTTTCCGCCGCCTTTCTGACGAAGAGATTCAGGCGATTGCCGCCGGCCAAGAACTTGGTTCGGGCCAAGGGTAAGAGGGATCGCCAGCGACTGCATAACGTTGCCTATCCCGGAGAGCCGTCACAATGAATGGACTAGCGAGCCAAGGTTTTGGGGTCTTCGAGGAAGAACATCGTACGCTTTTAGATGATCTGGAAGTTGGGGAAATAGGGCTTTTCTACGAGGATCAGGAGCCAGAAAAGCTTCTCTCGTGGGCATTTGAGCGTTTTGGAGTCGATCGAGTGGGCTTTGTTACCAGCTTTCAGCTCGAAGGGATGGTTCTTTTGGACATGGGTTGGCGGCTTAACCCTTCGCTTCGGGTCTTTACACTCGATACCGGAAGACTGCCTCCCGAAAGCTATGAAATGATCGATAAAGTGCGGGAACGATACGGAATTGCCGTGGAGGTGGTTCTTCCCGAGCGGGAGCTTGTGGAAGCTATGGTCCGCAAGCACGGAGCCAATCTTTTCCAAAAATCCGTAGTCTTGCGCTTAACCTGTTGCCATATCCGCAAAATCCTCCCTCTGAACAGGATCCTTCGAAAACTCGATGCTTGGGTTACCGGTTTGCGACGGGAGCAATGGGCTACGCGGGCCAATATCCGAAAGATCGAGCTCGATCACGACCATGACGGTATTGTTAAGCTCAATCCCTTGGCGGACTGGTCGATCGAGATGGTGTGGGATTACATTCGTCGCTTTGACGTGCCGGTCCATCCCCTTTACGGAAAAGGCTATAGCTCCATTAGCTGCGCCCCCTGCACTCGACCCGTACCCCCCGGTGAGGATCCTCGATCCGGTCGTTGGTGGTGGGAAAAAGATGCACCGAAAGAGTGCGGTATGCATTGCTCGATCGAAACAGGGGGTTTTGAGCACGAGGTTCAGGCGATCCTGGGAGAATCTGGCTGGTTAGGTTTTTCCCATCGACCGAAAGCGTAAGGGGAAAAAGTACTCGGGAAGAGGTGACCCGGTGAAGCGGGGGTGCTTGCTTGCTCAGGGAGGTCAAAAAACAATCCTGATCCAGGCCTGGAAAGCTTTGCGAAAAAAAAGAAAAAAGCGCTGCCTGGTATTCTTTTGTAGTTATCACGAAGCCTCTCTTTGGGAGAGGCTTCGTGAGCCTCAGGGAATATAGCTCGATCGTCATGGAGCCGTTGCAAAGCCAGCAAAGGCGATCCCCTTCTTAGGCAGACAAAATGGGAGGATCCAGGAAAGGAGTGTTTCTTAAAAAAAAATTCTTTTTTCCGGCCGGACTCATGGATCCTCCACAAACCAAGCCCGGCGCGGCATAGGAGGTCTTTCGCAGTGCCCATTTCTCTTTCGCCCGAAGAGCAGGAGTTTCTGAAAGAGGAGCTTACCTTCCTTTACTCCCATGTCTCCCATGAAGGCATGAAAAGCTCCTATAGAAAATTATTGGAATGGGCACACCGGGGCGAAGTTCCTGACGAATATCTGGAACCGTTGGGGAAAACTCTGGAGACAGGTCTAGAAACTGGCCGCATACGCAGGGTGTATTCGCCCGAAGGAGAAAGAATCGCTTTGGGCCTGTTTTCCCGGACTCCTCTTGGCAGGGCCTTGGAGGAAAATCTTCGGACCGTGAACCAAGCCCTTTCGTTTCTTCAAGGGCACACAATCGAGCGCCTGACCTTTTCCCTACGCGGCCCAGGATCGTTTGTCGCAAGTCTTCAAACAGACCGGGCGCTGCTATCCCTTTCGTTTGACCGGCATGGGCCCAGGATTCAAAGCCTCGAGGTAGGAGCCTAACTTCCCGTAGGGACAAATGGGTCGCGCCGCTCGACCCCACCATGGGTCCTCCGGGCTGAGGGGTAATGCATGGCAAGCGAAAGCACCTTGCCTTGGCAATCGTTCAAAAAGTCCAAAAGGGAAAATGCCGTAGGTGTGCAGCCAGGCCGCAAGAACAAAAGCCCGCAAAGATCGCTGTTGGAGCTGAAGTCTGCTACCGGCGGACAGTCCCCCGGCCCTGAAGTCCAGAACATTCGATGAGACGCCGGGATCGTAAGGGGTTCTTCTCGATCGAATCCAAGGGAAAAACTTTGGAGGGTAGGGAATGCTGGCCTTTTGCTTTCCTCTCCCAAAGCCCTTGCGCACCAAGCTATGCCCCGAAAGCTCCGGCTGGCAAAGGGGGCTCTTTTTTGCTAAAAAGCCCAGTCTGGACTCGACCGCTCTTCGGCTCCTTTGGGCACAACGAAGAACCAGCGAACGACTGGGCCGCGGTCATCCTTGCTCGTCCACGTGGTTAGGTTCCATCCAGCAACTAACCGCGCGAAGTCAGTTTTTTTCCTTTAGAAAAAAATTCGTCGGAACCCGTTCCTACAATCGTCAACAACCGTTCGCCTCAACCAGAGGAAGCTTATCCGGCAACGCCCACCGAAAAGCGCTGCCAACGATTCGCGCGTGCCGCGGTTTCACCCACAACGACTCGCTAGCGCCTAGTCCCCCGTTTTCAGAGACAAAGACGTGGGAGGCAATTGATTTCCCGCCCGACCGGGCATGGACAAGCTTGCGCCGCTTTGACTCTCTTCCCAAACCCCCGCCATAGAAACGACCATACGTGCTTCGTCTCATTGCTTGTGGCGAGAGCGAAGATGACATAACCGCCATTGCGAATAGGAACGAGTGCCCTTGACACGGGTGGGCGTTCGCAGAGACCCAATCTTTTCCGAGCGAGAGGGACGAGGCCAGGCCCTGGGTAGAAACTTGTGTCGTGACGAGACGTGTAGTTCACCGATTACAGAACGTGTACGTCGGAGTCGACTTCGATCAGCTGGACCTCGGCAGCAAACAAGCAGGTTTCGCCATCGCGATCGCGTTCGCATGGCTGAAGGAAGAGAGCCAAGCGAGCTCCAACGGGATGCACCGACTCGGAGCGTGAGCTTACTCTTGCGAAGATCCCATCGTTCGATCGCAAGCTAACCAACTTGCTTGATTCAGCACAGATCCGCGCGATCTTTTCGCCCGCATCAGCAAAAGTTGCTTTCGCCTGCCTGGCTTTTGCCATGGAGATTGAATCAGATCCCGCGGATTCTTACGAGATTGCCGAAGCGATCCTTCTCGGCCAAGGCTAAATGATCCTCGTTCGTGTCGATGCCGGCCCCTCCGGCAAGGCGGCGTGTCACCAAGGAGACGGGTCCGCGCCCCGACGCTTGGCAAACATTCCCACCCCTTCCGGTTCCGCTCAAAGCGGTAGCTCAAGCGCAAATCCCTCCCGATTCCGGACGAGTTTTCCGGCCTTGATGGGATCGGTCACCATCCAGCTAAAAGGAAAGGGCCTTGAGGATCGCCTCCTAGCCCTGGACGAAGCTCACGCTTCGAAAAAACCAGGTATTGAGTCGGGCTCCCCCATCTGTCCGACAGGCGCGGGCTGCCGTCCGGGAATACCATGGCTTGGCAGGAGTGATTGCCGTCAATCTCATCCTTTGACCAGGGCACATAAAAGTGGCTCGTGCCCTCCGACTCCCAATGCCTCTTCCAGTCCGCAAGACGCAAGACTACCGGCTAACAGATTCCGGAACGGGGGCTAACGGTGGGGGTGCCGGAGGAGGCGAAACCCCGGGGGGTAACGCGGAAGGAACCGCCTGGGCTTGTTGGCGTGGAACAAAATCATGCATCGTCAGAATCTGCCGGCGTCGCGATCCTCCTACTACATAGGAAAGCCGGTACTCGATCTCCAATCGTGCCGGACCATACCAAGGGCCTATCGGCTGGGCTTCGTAGTGACAATCCAGCTGTTTCATTTGAGCCAGGATCCACGCAAGCTCAACTGGCTGAGTAAGGCTGGCCCGCGTATCTAAAACCGAATAATCC from Candidatus Methylacidithermus pantelleriae includes the following:
- a CDS encoding DUF4337 domain-containing protein, with amino-acid sequence MNPTEHTPLAEAPFEGKTQEGHASLNQWLAVFTAILACCGAIINYQGSLVFRKALEAKNDAILKKAHATDLWNYYQAVSTKQHIMELAMLIAPQSASEGFKQKLQKYQSQKKELEEKARQLDEASEKANELSEKLTHPHRRLEQALTLVEIAIAVTSVAALTQKRWLLWLAGASAAGSLVLWGMAFWV
- a CDS encoding nitrite/sulfite reductase, which gives rise to MSDTAPLRARGNPTWDEVLRRNSVERYKQQKHGYDVIYDLERYGTIPYEEIPEEDILRMQWWGIYHDKPKVGYFMLRIKIPSGILTPQKLRVIGEISQEFANNTGELTTRQDIQLHWVRLSSVPTMFALLEQNRLTTAGACGDNMRNITSCPVAGIDPEELFDVRPTVEAFARFFYGNRQYGNLPRKHKHTIAACPYHCNAPEIHDIAWVGTIQDGQEGYACWVGGGLSATPRIAKPLGVFVPKDEALEVARALIDLWQEDLRYRVSRAKARFKFLIDDDGVEKTRQRLEERLGRKLPDLREVPVPKGRTDHMGIHPQKEKGLYYVGFPCFPGLMRGDQMVKIASLLEEFGGEFRITREQNFLLTGIPEPRVTEIVERVSQIGFPLQTHPMRATSIGCTGSPHCNYAVGETKMKLIEIVDHLEKRFGPGLGSIRIHLDGCPHACGQHWVGDLGLQGTTRTLPAGRVQAYDVIVRGGLGREAGIGKPILRRVPTQEVNQVVERLVGAWIARRTDGESLPGFFRRLSDEEIQAIAAGQELGSGQG
- a CDS encoding phosphoadenylyl-sulfate reductase — its product is MNGLASQGFGVFEEEHRTLLDDLEVGEIGLFYEDQEPEKLLSWAFERFGVDRVGFVTSFQLEGMVLLDMGWRLNPSLRVFTLDTGRLPPESYEMIDKVRERYGIAVEVVLPERELVEAMVRKHGANLFQKSVVLRLTCCHIRKILPLNRILRKLDAWVTGLRREQWATRANIRKIELDHDHDGIVKLNPLADWSIEMVWDYIRRFDVPVHPLYGKGYSSISCAPCTRPVPPGEDPRSGRWWWEKDAPKECGMHCSIETGGFEHEVQAILGESGWLGFSHRPKA